The following are encoded together in the Peromyscus leucopus breed LL Stock chromosome 1, UCI_PerLeu_2.1, whole genome shotgun sequence genome:
- the LOC114684794 gene encoding flt3-interacting zinc finger protein 1 — translation MDESALPGVPAPLAAPGPAPSATAPRVPFHCSECGKSFRYRSDLRRHFARHTALKPHACPRCGKGFKHSFNLANHLRSHTGERPYRCSACPKGFRDSTGLLHHQVVHTGEKPYCCLVCELRFSSRSSLGRHLKRQHRGVLPSPLQPSPGLPPLNSPCSVCCNVGPCSVCGGGGAGGGEGLEGAGATSWGLAEAAAAAAASLPPFACGACARRFDHGRELAAHWAAHTDVKPFKCPRCERDFNAPALLERHKLTHDLQGSSAPPAQVWASGGGPEEVAGDVEAVEVGDAPPTWDAGLLLSPTGASMPKLEALLPEGEGEGEGAENARAPAAAAEASSEDTLYQCDCGTFFASAPALASHLEAHSGPATYGCGHCGALYAALAALEEHRRASHGEGSGEAAPDGEGEQAAGGPGPGSSSRGKKIFGCSECEKLFRSPRDLERHVLVHTGEKPFPCLECGKFFRHECYLKRHRLLHGTERPFPCHICGKGFITLSNLSRHLKLHRGMD, via the exons ATGGACGAGTCCGCGCTGCCTGGGGTTCCTGCCCCTCTTGCTGCCCCAGGGCCAGCCCCGTCGGCCACGGCTCCCCGGGTGCCCTTTCACTGCAGCGAATGTGGCAAGAGCTTCCGGTACCGCTCGGACCTGAGACGCCACTTCGCTCGGCACACCGCGCTCAAGCCCCACGCGTGCCCTCGCTGTGGCAAGGGCTTCAAGCACAGCTTCAACCTGGCTAACCACCTGCGCTCACACACGGGCGAGCGGCCCTACCGATGCTCCGCCTGCCCCAAGGGATTCCGAGACTCCACTGGCCTGCTGCACCACCAG GTCGTCCACACCGGTGAGAAGCCCTACTGCTGTTTGGTCTGCGAGCTGCGCTTCTCCTCCCGCTCCAGCCTGGGCCGCCACCTCAAGCGGCAGCACCGGGGCGTGCTTCCCTCCCCGCTGCAGCCGAGCCCCGGCCTGCCTCCCCTGAACTCCCCCTGCTCAGTGTGTTGCAACGTGGGTCCCTGTTCGGTGTGTGGAGGCGGAGGGGCCGGCGGAGGAGAGGGCCTGGAGGGAGCAGGAGCGACCAGCTGGGGACTGGCCGAGGCGGCAGCTGCCGCGGCGGCCTCGCTGCCCCCGTTTGCATGCGGCGCCTGTGCCCGGCGCTTCGACCACGGCCGGGAGCTGGCTGCCCACTGGGCCGCGCACACCGACGTGAAGCCCTTCAAGTGCCCGCGCTGCGAGCGCGACTTCAACGCGCCGGCGCTGCTGGAACGCCACAAGCTGACGCACGACCTGCAGGGGAGCAGTGCACCCCCAGCGCAGGTCTGGGCCTCGGGTGGGGGTCCGGAGGAGGTGGCAGGAGATGTCGAGGCAGTGGAGGTGGGGGATGCCCCGCCGACCTGGGACGCCGGGCTGCTCCTGAGCCCCACTGGCGCAAGCATGCCTAAGCTGGAGGCACTGCTCCCCGAGGGCGAGGGCGAGGGCGAGGGCGCGGAGAATGCCCGGGCTCCGGCCGCAGCAGCCGAGGCGTCCTCGGAAGACACGCTGTACCAGTGCGACTGCGGGACCTTCTTCGCGTCTGCCCCGGCCTTGGCCAGCCACCTCGAAGCGCACTCGGGCCCAGCCACCTACGGCTGCGGCCACTGCGGGGCGCTGTACGCCGCGCTGGCCGCCCTGGAGGAGCATCGGCGCGCCAGCCACGGGGAGGGCAGTGGGGAGGCGGCCCCTGATGGCGAGGGCGAGCAGGCGGCTGGAGGGCCGGGGCCCGGCTCCTCCAGCCGTGGCAAGAAAATCTTTGGCTGTTCGGAGTGCGAGAAGCTGTTCCGTTCCCCTCGCGACCTGGAACGGCATGTGCTGGTGCACACAGGGGAGAAGCCCTTCCCGTGCCTGGAGTGTGGCAAGTTCTTCCGCCACGAGTGCTACCTCAAGCGCCACCGGCTGCTGCATGGCACAGAGCGGCCCTTCCCCTGCCACATCTGCGGCAAGGGCTTCATCACGCTCAGCAATCTCTCCAGGCACCTGAAGCTGCACAGGGGCATGGACTGA